GAGGTGAACAAGGGATACCAGCACAACAAGCATTGCTATGATATTGATAAGCAGGGTCATCCCCTCAATTGTACCTTTTGTGATTGCATCCATTGAACTCTCTGCATGAACGGAAAGGGTTATCTCGCCATCCGATATCCCGCCTGTCTCAGGTATCAGGAGCTTCGCAACGGTTACGGCTGCTGGCGCGCTTATCAGGGATGCAATCAAAAGGTGGCCAACTACACCGGGAATAACGCTGTTAAGTATTGTTGCATATAGTACCATGACAGTACCTGCTATTGTTGCCATCCCAGAAGTCATAATAGAAAAGAGCTCACTTCTTGATATTGAACGGATATAGGGTTTCACAAGTAACGGGGCCTCAACCATGCCAACAAATATGTTTGCAGAGACACCAAAACCCTCTACTCCCCCTATACCCATGATCTTTGTCAGTACCCGGGTCAAACCCTTAACTATTACAGGTATAATTCTCCAGTAAAAGAGCAGGGCAGAAAGTGCGCTTATAAGAAGCACAAGTGGAAGGCTCTGAAAGGCAAGTATAAAGGTCGAACCGGGGTTGGTTACTGTAAAGGGCGTATCTCCTCCTGCAAGGTATCCGAACACGAAACCTGTGCCCTCTGCTATGGATGCCTGCAGGGCTCCTACAATATTGTTCAGCCTCATGAAAAAGGAGTGGCTTAGGGGGAGTTTCACCAGGATAATCGCCACTATCAGCTGAAGTGCAATCCCTGCCCCGACAGTCCTGTATTTTACCCTGCTTCTGTGCTCTGAAATCGACCATGCAATAAATGCAAGTATAAAGAGCCCTGCAAGGCTCTGTAGTCTCAACATTAGAAGCCTCCTGTTGAAATAATCAGTTCGAAGGGTTATTTAGCTTTTTAATTATCAAATGTATATCCAAATTTCTATATGAATATTCGATCTGCTGTTTTAATTTTATTACAGAAAACTCTGGTTGGTGAAGTTTTTTCCCAGGCTTTAAAAGGCAATATATGATACGAAAATGTTATGCAATAAAGATCTAATGACAAAAATGTAGTAATGTAATTTTTTATCGCCATAACGTTAAATCAGTAAATATAAAATGATATCAATAGGATAATACCTCATAAATGATCTTATAAAAGAGTGGCATATCTCTTGCTGTTTCTTAATGTAAAATTTAAATGGACTGGATGAAGGTCTATATAATTACCAAGGAGGATCGTGATGAAAAAACTGGAAGCGATTATTAAACCCTTTAAGCTTGACGAGGTTAAGGATGCCCTTACCGCAATCGGGATAAAGGGAATAACTGTAAGCGAAGTAAAAGGTTTTGGCAGGCAGCGTGGTCACAAGGAGATCTACAGGGGCGCTGAGTATCAGGTGGACTTTGTGCCAAAGGTAAAGATTGAGGTTGTTATTGATGAATCAATAATGAATGACGCAATTGATGTAATCAAGAAAACAGCCCAGACAGGCCAGATAGGTGATGGCAAGATATTTGTACTTCCGGTCGAAGAGGCCGTAAGGATTAGAACAGGTGAAAAGGGCAATGATGCCATATAGAAAGGAGAAATAAGATGAAACCAAAGGCATTTATATATGTTTTTATATTAGCTTTAATTGGCATTGGAAAGGCGTGGGCTGGTGATGAAGGGCCTACGCCTCTTACAAATAAGGAGGCCATCGATCTTGTGCAGACCCATGCAGATTATGTATGGACGTTGATTGCAGCAGCGCTTGTATTTTTTATGCAGGCAGGGTTTGCGATGGTTGAAACCGGTATGACCAGGGCAAAGAATGCAATTAATATCATGATGAAAAATCTCATGGATTTTTCACTCGGTTCACTTGCATATTGGGCAATAGGTTTTGGACTCATGTTTGGTGTATCTGCTACAGGATGGATAGGCACCTCAGGCTTTTTTCTGAGTGACTATACCTCCGGAGGTGATCCCTGGGTTCTGGCCTTCTGGATGTTCCAGGTGGTGTTTGCAGCAACTGCAGCAACTATTGTTTCAGGAGCAATGGCAGAGAGGACAAAGTTTTCTTCATATATGATATACAGTGTTGCAATAAGCGCGATTATTTATCCGATATTTGGAGGCTGGGCATGGGGTAGCCTGTTTAATGGCAGTGGATGGCTTGAAAAGCTGGGATTTATAGATTTTGCAGGTTCAACAGTTGTTCACTCGGTTGGTGGCTGGGCAGCACTTGCTGGTGCCATAGTGCTTGGTCCTAGGCTTGGAAAGTATGATAAAAATGGCAATATTAAGCCGATACTTGGTCATAATATGCCGCTTGCGGCGCTCGGTGTTTTCATCCTCTGGCTCGGTTGGTTTGGTTTTAACCCTGGTTCAACAACAGCAGCCAATAAGGATATTGCTATGATATTTGTAAATACGAATCTGTCGGCAGCTGCAGGATGTACTGTCGCGATGTTTACCTCATGGATTAAATTTGGCAAACCTGAGGTTGGCATGAGTCTTAACGGCGCACTCGCAGGTCTTGTGGCAATTACGAGCCCGTGTGCAACTGTAACACCCACAAGTTCAATAATAATAGGCGCTGTTGCAGGTGTGCTTGTTGTATTCTCAGTGCTGTTCTTTGACAAGATAAAAATTGATGACCCGGTTGGCGCCATTTCGGTTCATGGAGTAAACGGGGCCTGGGGAACTCTTGCAGCAGCTCTTTTCCATATAGATGGATTTTCTTTAAAGGTGGTTGGTGTTCAGCTTTTAGGCATAGGCTCATGTTTTATATGGACTTTTGTCCTGGCATTTATACTCTTCAAGATTATATCAAAGACCATTGGTCTGAGGGTAAGTCCGCAGGAAGAGGCAGAGGGCCTGGATTTTGCTGAGCATGGTGGTAATGCATATCCTGACTTTGAAACCTCATCATACACTCAGCAATAAAAGGTAATTGGCTTAAAAATAAAATAAAAGAGTGTGCGAAATGCACACTCTAAACTTAAAAAAGGAGAAAAAATGAAAAAGAATTTTGTTAAACAACTGGTTATTATAACGCTCTTTTCGCTTACAGCGGCAGTTTCACCATCATGGGCAGGGGAAGAATCACCCGTATCAGCCTCTGCTGATGTTTCTGCACTTTCACAATATGTCTGGCGTGGTTACGCATTAAGCGATGACAGTATCGTGATGCAACCCTCTGTGACTGTTTCATATAAGGGCTTCAGTTTTAATCTCTGGGGAAATCTGGATACAGATGATCCGTTTGATGATGATACCTCATTTAATGAGACTGACATGACATTATCTTATGATTGGTCATTTGATAAATTCAGTATCAGTACCGGTTACATCTATTATGCCCTTGAAGGAGAGGATACACAGGAAATATACCTGTCATTGGGGCTGGATACCATTTTTTCACCCTCATTAACCGTGTATAAGGTCATTGATGCATTTCCAGGATGGTATTTTAACCTGGGTATAGGCCATTCTATTGCCTTTACAGATAATCTGGCACTGGACCTTGGCGCATCCGTGGGCTATTATGATTCAGACGGCTACAGTGAACTGCATGATGGCACAATTTCTGCGTCAATGACCTTTGCTGTTAATGACTATATCAGCATAACGCCTAATGCAGCATATACTTTTGCTCTAACAAGTGAATCTAAAGACAATATAAGGGGTGGAAGCTGGGATGGTGATGATAATCATTTTTATGGCGGATTGACATTCTCTATTGCCTTTTAAAAGGCTGATTTAGTATATAACAACCCCTCCTGATTGTATTCAGGAGGGGTTGTTTATTTTTATGATCCCTGGAGTTGAAAAAAAACCTGTTATTGGGTAACCTCAGTATGAGAATCATTTTGTTTCTATACAGGACAGGGCTTCTGCATTTATAATGGTAAGGAAATTAAAATAGGGTATGGAGGGCATGGATAAGAGGCCGCAAAAAATAAGGGGCATGTTTGGGCGCATCTCAAAGAGATATGACCTCATGAACAGGCTCATCTCCCTTGGCCTTGATACCATGTGGCGCAGGTTCCTGATCAAAATGGCGCAGCTTCCTGACAGTGGTGCAGTTCTTGATGCTGGTGCAGGGACAGGTGATATCGCTATTGAGATAAAAAAAAGGAATCCTGTGCTAAAGGTGATTGCCGCTGACTTAACATATGAGATGATTACTGTAGGGAAGAAAAGGAAGGCCGGTGACGAAATAGAGTGGTGCCAGGCAGATGCCTTGAAACTACCCTTTCCTGATGCCAGGTTTGATGCTGTTACATCCGGGTTTCTTGCCAGAAATGTTCCTGATATGGCTCTCATGTTCAGGGAGCAGTTGAGGGTGCTTAAGCCCGGAGGAAGACTTGTATGTCTGGATACAAGCCCTGTACCAGACAATATTTTTAAGCCGTTTGTGCTTTTATATTACAGGCTTTTAATCCCGCTCGTGGGGTCGCTGATTTCAGGAGAAAGGGATGCCTACAGATACCTCCCTGAATCTACTATTAAGTTTATAATGCCTGATGAGCTGGTCATGATACTTGAAGGTGCAGGTCTTACAGATGTCAAATACAGGAAATTCATGTTTGGGAATATTGCGGTACACTGGGGTAAAAGGCCCTGTAATTGAACTTTTCTAACAGGAGTAAATATGCTTTCACTGGATGAGTTGAACCGATATGACCGGCAGATTATGGTGCCTGAGATAGGGCTGGAGGGCCAGGAAAAGATAAAGTCTTCAAGGGTCTTTATAGCGGGCGCTGGCGGGCTTGGTTCTCCTGTATCCCTGTATCTTGCTGCTGCGGGTGTGGGAACTTTGGTTATTGCTGATAATGACCGTGTTGAGATAACCAATCTCAACAGGCAGATTTTACACTGGCCAAGAAATATCGGCTCGAAAAAGGTTGAATCAGCCAGGGAAAAGATAAACTCATTCAATGAGCATACAAAGGTTGAGATTTTTGATGAAACAATAGATGATGATAATATATCAGGCTTAACTAACGGTTGTGATGTTATTATCGATGCAATGGATAACATCGCGACAAGGTTTGTCCTGAACAGGGCAGCAATAAAAAGAAAAATCCCTTTTATTCACGGGGCTGTAAGCGGTCTGGAGGGTAGGGTGACTACCATTATCCCTTTTAAAACCGCGTGTATCGGATGCATGTACAGGGCCGATACAAAACCAGGAAAATTTCCTGTTCTTGGTGTTACACCTGGAATAATAGGTATAATACAGGCTACAGAGGTTATTAAATACCTCACAGGCATGGGTGAGTTGCTCACAAACAGGCTCCTGATATATGATGGCATGGATCTCAGTTTCAGAGAATTTAAATTAAGCAGAAACCCTGAGTGCAGGGAATGTAATACTGGTAAGGTTTAAATATATGGGTGTCTCAGTTCACCTTCACAGGGTCTTTCAGAAGTATTGCGGCAGTCTGGAAAAAATAGAGGTAAATGGCTCTACTGTGCAGGAATGCCTTCAGAATATA
The Desulfatiglans sp. genome window above contains:
- a CDS encoding P-II family nitrogen regulator, encoding MKKLEAIIKPFKLDEVKDALTAIGIKGITVSEVKGFGRQRGHKEIYRGAEYQVDFVPKVKIEVVIDESIMNDAIDVIKKTAQTGQIGDGKIFVLPVEEAVRIRTGEKGNDAI
- a CDS encoding nucleoside:proton symporter, whose translation is MLRLQSLAGLFILAFIAWSISEHRSRVKYRTVGAGIALQLIVAIILVKLPLSHSFFMRLNNIVGALQASIAEGTGFVFGYLAGGDTPFTVTNPGSTFILAFQSLPLVLLISALSALLFYWRIIPVIVKGLTRVLTKIMGIGGVEGFGVSANIFVGMVEAPLLVKPYIRSISRSELFSIMTSGMATIAGTVMVLYATILNSVIPGVVGHLLIASLISAPAAVTVAKLLIPETGGISDGEITLSVHAESSMDAITKGTIEGMTLLINIIAMLVVLVSLVHLLNLILGIIPFPGSEPITIQRLLGYIMAPVTWAMGIPWAEAKVCGTLMGVKTVLNELIAYQNLVSLGEGVISERSRIIMTYAICGFANLGSLGIMIGGMGAMAPERRNEIVSLGMKSIIAGTLATCMTGAVIGIIY
- a CDS encoding ammonium transporter; the protein is MKPKAFIYVFILALIGIGKAWAGDEGPTPLTNKEAIDLVQTHADYVWTLIAAALVFFMQAGFAMVETGMTRAKNAINIMMKNLMDFSLGSLAYWAIGFGLMFGVSATGWIGTSGFFLSDYTSGGDPWVLAFWMFQVVFAATAATIVSGAMAERTKFSSYMIYSVAISAIIYPIFGGWAWGSLFNGSGWLEKLGFIDFAGSTVVHSVGGWAALAGAIVLGPRLGKYDKNGNIKPILGHNMPLAALGVFILWLGWFGFNPGSTTAANKDIAMIFVNTNLSAAAGCTVAMFTSWIKFGKPEVGMSLNGALAGLVAITSPCATVTPTSSIIIGAVAGVLVVFSVLFFDKIKIDDPVGAISVHGVNGAWGTLAAALFHIDGFSLKVVGVQLLGIGSCFIWTFVLAFILFKIISKTIGLRVSPQEEAEGLDFAEHGGNAYPDFETSSYTQQ
- a CDS encoding ubiquinone/menaquinone biosynthesis methyltransferase, with amino-acid sequence MDKRPQKIRGMFGRISKRYDLMNRLISLGLDTMWRRFLIKMAQLPDSGAVLDAGAGTGDIAIEIKKRNPVLKVIAADLTYEMITVGKKRKAGDEIEWCQADALKLPFPDARFDAVTSGFLARNVPDMALMFREQLRVLKPGGRLVCLDTSPVPDNIFKPFVLLYYRLLIPLVGSLISGERDAYRYLPESTIKFIMPDELVMILEGAGLTDVKYRKFMFGNIAVHWGKRPCN
- a CDS encoding HesA/MoeB/ThiF family protein encodes the protein MLSLDELNRYDRQIMVPEIGLEGQEKIKSSRVFIAGAGGLGSPVSLYLAAAGVGTLVIADNDRVEITNLNRQILHWPRNIGSKKVESAREKINSFNEHTKVEIFDETIDDDNISGLTNGCDVIIDAMDNIATRFVLNRAAIKRKIPFIHGAVSGLEGRVTTIIPFKTACIGCMYRADTKPGKFPVLGVTPGIIGIIQATEVIKYLTGMGELLTNRLLIYDGMDLSFREFKLSRNPECRECNTGKV